The stretch of DNA GTGCCTCAATGTCAATCGACATGCTGCCGACCACCTGCTTGATGACCTGCAGACTGTCAGGATCTGTCACGCGCAGACCTTTGTGATAGCGCAGCTCCAGCGTTGCCCCGTCCAGTGCCGTATTGATCTGCGGCCGGGCACCATGCACCAGCACCAGTTTGACACCCAGGCTGTGCAGCAGGGTGATGTCATGTACGATGCTGCTGAAATTTTCATGCGCGATGGTTTCGCCGGTCAGCAGCACAACGAACACTTTTTTTCGGTGGGCATTGATGTAGCTGGAGGAATGCCTGAACCACTCAATATATTGCGACAGATTGTCCATGTTGTTTTCCGTTGCTTAATCCCTGACCGCTTGTTGGCCAATGCAGTAATGATCGATGAAGCGGCGCAGCAGGTCAACGCAGGGCTGCACCCTGTCCAGTGACAGGTACTCGTCGGGCTGGTGCGCCTGGTCAATGTCGCCTGGGCCAAGCACAATCGTTTCCATGCCGATCTGCTGTAACCAGGGCGCTTCGGTGCCAAAGGCAACCGTACCGGCGCTATGGCCAGTGAGCCGCTCGGCAGTTTTCACCAGGTCGCTTTCGGCCGGGCACAAAAAGGCAGGGGCGCCCGGGAACAGGGGTGTCAGATCAAAACCCACTCCCCATTGCTGCGCCAGCGGTGATATGCGCTGGCGGATCAGGCTGCGCATCTCATCAATCTGCATGCCGGGCATCAGGCGGATATCAAATTCCAGTTCACAACGACCACAAATACGGTTGGGGTTGTCGCCACCGTGAATACAGCCCAGATTCATGGTGGGTTTGTCGATGGCAAACAGCGGGTTGCGATATTTGTCCTGTAGTTCACTGCGGAATTTAAGCAGCTCACTGATCACATCGTGCATGGCTTCCATGGCATTGATGCCCAGGCTTGGGTCAGAGGAATGACCGCTGCGACCTTGCAGGCGAATGGACTCCATCATTACACCTTTGTGGGCATGGATTGGTTTCATGCCGGTGGGCTCGCCAATAATGGCATAACGTGCTTTGGGGCGTCCGGCTTCAGCGATTTTGCGTGCGCCAAACATGGAGGTTTCTTCATCTGAGGTGGCCAGCACAATCAGGGGTTGCTGCAACGGCTGGTCTACGTAGTTCTGCACAGCCTCCAGGATCAGCGCAAAAAATCCTTTCATATCGGTACTGCCAAGGCCATACAGGCGCCCGTCTTTTTCTGTCATTTGCAGCGGATCAACCGACCAAAGTTCAGGGTCCATGGGTACGGTATCGGTATGACCGGCCAGCACCAGACCACCGGGGCCGCTGCCCAGCGTGGCAATCAGGTTGGCTTTGGCCTGACCGCTGGCGCTGTCACAGGGCATGATCTCACACTGAAAACCCAATGCCTCAAACTGCTCTGCCAGATAATTGATGACCGGCATGTTGCTCATATCCAGCGTATTATTGGTCGAGCTGATGCTGGGCAGCCTAAGCAGTGCATCGAAGTGCTGTAACAGTGTCATAGAGTATTCCTGCGATAAGCCATGTCCGTCATTCAGCCGGACGATGTCAGCAGTAAATCAGTTTTTGCGGCCATGATAAAGTCGTTCAGGTGCAGGCCGTTAATTTTGTGTGTTGTCCAGGCAACCGTGACATGCCCCCATTCAATCAGCAGGGACGGATGATGATCCTGCTGTTCCGCCAGCACGGCAATGTGTTCGGCAAACTCAAAGGCGTTACGGAAATCCCGAAAGTGAAATTCGCGCTGGATGTGATCTATGCCTTCTCGCTGCACTTTCTTCCAGCGGGGAATGGCTGCCAGCATATTCGCGATGTCGTCAGATGACAGGGGGCGGCTGCTGAGCAGGCAAACCTGACATTGCTGTTCGCTCAAGGGAATGTTCATTGTGCGGCCTCACAGGAAGGCTTCAAGAACGCTGTTGAGAAACTGGTAGCCTTTGTCCGTGGTGCGGATGCTGGCGCCATCAACGGCCAGAAGCTGTTGTTGTTGCAGGGATTCTACCTGCTTTGACAACACAGCAAAAGGCAGCCCGGTACGTTGCTCAAACTGCTCCCGGCTGAATCCGTCACGCAGACGCAGCGCATTAAGCAGGAATTCCAGTGGCAATTGCTCGCTTTCTACTGGAGCTGCGTCTGCCAGGTACGGATAGCGGTTAGCCAGGTTGGTTTGCGCCTGCGTCAGGCTGTGTCGTGCGGCCTGGAGATAATGCGCGGGCTGACGACGTTTGCGCAGGCGCAGAATGCGTTGTCGGTGCGGTTGAGTCAGCTTGGCGTGAGCGCCGGCGCCGATGCCCAGATAGTCCCCGAACTGCCAGTAGTTCACGTTGTGCCGGGAAGCCTCGCCGGCTCTTGCAAAGGCAGAAACCTCGTAGCGCTGAAAACCGCGGTCAGCCAGCAGCGCCAGGCCGGCATCCTGCATATCTATCAGAGCATCTTCCTCCGGCTGCTGAGGCGGATTTTTATAAAACGCCGTATTGGGCTCCACCGTCAGCTGGTACCAGGATATATGCTCGGGCTGAAAGGCAATGGCCTGCTGCAGATCGTCAAGCGCCTGTGCAGAGCTCTGCTGTTCCAGTGCATACATCAGGTCGACATTCAGTCTGCTGAAACCGGCCTTGCGCGCAAATTCTATGGCGCGGCGGGCGTCATCCGGATCATGTATCCGGCCCAGCTTTTTTAACTGATCGGCCGAGAATGACTGCACACCCAGAGACAGTCTGTTTATGCCCAGAGCCCGGTAGTCAGCGAATTTGTTGCGCTCAGCTGTACCCGGATTGGCTTCCAGCGTAATCTCTATATCGTGACTGAAGCTGAGGTGTTTCTGCAGCCCTTCAAATAATTGTTCGTAAGCTTTGGCAGATAAAAGGCTCGGCGTTCCGCCGCCAATAAAAATACTGATAATCTCCCTGCCCTGCACATACTTAAGATCATGCTTGAGATCATCAAGTAAAGCCGCAACATATTCTTGCTCTGGCAAGCTCGCGTCTGCGACGGCGCCTGAACTGAATTCGTGCGAGTTGAAGTCACAGTAGGGGCATTTGCGAACGCACCAGGGCACATGGATGTACAGGCTCAGCGGTGGCAGGGTCAGCATTAGCCGGTCAACTGCTGTACGAGCATGCGAAGAGCCTGGCCACGATGACTGAGTTCATTTTTCTGGGCCGGCAGTAACTGTGCTGAACTGCACTGGGTCTGTTCCACATAAAACAGAGGGTCGTAGCCGAAGCCGCCCTCGCCATGTGCGGCCGTTAATATCCGACCCTGCCACTGACCGTGACAGACAATCGGCACCGGATCGTCTGCATGGCGGATATAAACCAGCACGCAATGAAATGCAGCGCTGCGCTCTGCTTCAGTGACGTCCTGCAGGGCATGCAGCAGCTTGTGATTATTGGCCGCATCGCGAGTCTGGCGAGTCATGTTGGCCCATGCCGGCCCGACATCGGCGGCGGCATAACGCGCAGAATATATACCTGGTGCACCGCCCAG from Pseudohongiella spirulinae encodes:
- the rdgB gene encoding RdgB/HAM1 family non-canonical purine NTP pyrophosphatase, with protein sequence MSLHLKGQRIVLASGNQGKLQELQQLLEPLGAELIPQTELGISDADETGLTFIENAILKARHASAISGLAALADDSGLAVDALGGAPGIYSARYAAADVGPAWANMTRQTRDAANNHKLLHALQDVTEAERSAAFHCVLVYIRHADDPVPIVCHGQWQGRILTAAHGEGGFGYDPLFYVEQTQCSSAQLLPAQKNELSHRGQALRMLVQQLTG
- the hemW gene encoding radical SAM family heme chaperone HemW — its product is MLTLPPLSLYIHVPWCVRKCPYCDFNSHEFSSGAVADASLPEQEYVAALLDDLKHDLKYVQGREIISIFIGGGTPSLLSAKAYEQLFEGLQKHLSFSHDIEITLEANPGTAERNKFADYRALGINRLSLGVQSFSADQLKKLGRIHDPDDARRAIEFARKAGFSRLNVDLMYALEQQSSAQALDDLQQAIAFQPEHISWYQLTVEPNTAFYKNPPQQPEEDALIDMQDAGLALLADRGFQRYEVSAFARAGEASRHNVNYWQFGDYLGIGAGAHAKLTQPHRQRILRLRKRRQPAHYLQAARHSLTQAQTNLANRYPYLADAAPVESEQLPLEFLLNALRLRDGFSREQFEQRTGLPFAVLSKQVESLQQQQLLAVDGASIRTTDKGYQFLNSVLEAFL
- the argE gene encoding acetylornithine deacetylase, encoding MTLLQHFDALLRLPSISSTNNTLDMSNMPVINYLAEQFEALGFQCEIMPCDSASGQAKANLIATLGSGPGGLVLAGHTDTVPMDPELWSVDPLQMTEKDGRLYGLGSTDMKGFFALILEAVQNYVDQPLQQPLIVLATSDEETSMFGARKIAEAGRPKARYAIIGEPTGMKPIHAHKGVMMESIRLQGRSGHSSDPSLGINAMEAMHDVISELLKFRSELQDKYRNPLFAIDKPTMNLGCIHGGDNPNRICGRCELEFDIRLMPGMQIDEMRSLIRQRISPLAQQWGVGFDLTPLFPGAPAFLCPAESDLVKTAERLTGHSAGTVAFGTEAPWLQQIGMETIVLGPGDIDQAHQPDEYLSLDRVQPCVDLLRRFIDHYCIGQQAVRD
- a CDS encoding 4a-hydroxytetrahydrobiopterin dehydratase, encoding MNIPLSEQQCQVCLLSSRPLSSDDIANMLAAIPRWKKVQREGIDHIQREFHFRDFRNAFEFAEHIAVLAEQQDHHPSLLIEWGHVTVAWTTHKINGLHLNDFIMAAKTDLLLTSSG